The genomic DNA ACAATGGTCTGTACAAGTTCGAGGATCTGCTGGACGGCACCTACCCGATTGCGCTTCAGGTGGGAGCAGTCGGTGGTGTGAATTCCGTAACGGATGCAGACACGACGGGTGTTTGGATGGCTGTCGATGAGATCGTCTGCAACTCCGGGATGGACGACCACGAGGCCGGCACAACGTGGGAATACGGTGATGGTGGATGGGCTTCGGTTGACGCCTGCAACTCCAACGCCTATATGGCTACCCGGACGCTCGCGAATACAGCCCAGGCGGGGGGCGAGGCGGAAGCCAACTTCCGCATGCAGCGCATGAACACCCAGATCCACGGTGTCGTGGCCAACGATCGGACTCCTAAGCAAACGGATGATTTCGGTACGCCGCTGTCACAGGTGTTCGAAGGCTTGACCGTCAACCTCTACACCAGGGCCGATTCCGCGGCGGTTCCGGTGTCGGTGACCCAGACCGTCACTGATGCGGACGGCAGGTACTCCTTCGAGGGCCTGCCTGAAAGCGGTAACTATTGGGTGGGAGCCAACGCCGGCGGATACGATATCGTGCCGAGGTTCGCGCACGTGCCTACCGACGCTACGGCCGACGGCCACATGAACGGTGATCCGACATCCACGGACCTGCCGGCCTGGGACTACGCTACTAGTCAGATCGGTGGAGCTAACCTCGCGGACGGCGACTTGGCATTCCTTTCCAACGGTAACAGTTTGAGGGTGAGGACAGCTGAAAACGACACCAGCTTCATCTATGGTGCGGAAGTCCGACTGGTCAAGTGCACGATGTCCAACAGCAATCTCACTGCCGACCAGGCGACGGGTATCATTACGGGTGACAATCCCTGCACCGAATATGAGATGATGGGTACGCCCGCTGAGACCAGGGTCTGGATCCCTGTTGTTTCGGCAGACCAACGCACGAGCACCTTCTCCAATCTGACAGAGGGCGTTTACCAGGTCCGCACCTATCACCGAAACCACAGTTTCGACAATATTCAGATTATGATCAAGGGTCGCAACGCGCAGACGGTTTCGGTGATCCAGACTGAGAGTTAGGGGAGGTAGCGGTATAGCCTGAACCTTTCAACTCTCCTCAAAGAGGGGACGGTGAACGGAGGCCCTCGCCGGTATTGGCTAAAGGTGGGTGTGCTCGGCTGTCCGGCGGAGGGTTCGGGCGGGAGGGTCGTCTTGCCCACCACATTCCGCGAGGAGGTTGTCGTACTCGCTCCTGGTCCTTTCGGCGATCTTTTTTCATCGCCTTGATCACTTCGACCGAAACTTGGCGGAGCGTCCCGAAATCGATCGGGACGGCCACCCCGTCTCTCGCCCGAGGCAGACGTATCGGGCGCCGATGGAACAAGAGGTTGCCAACGTGCGGGTCCACGGGACGCTCGGGGAACGCATCGGCGACCGCTTCGTGCGAGAACGGCCGCTGTTCGGCCCCTTGGCCCCGCATCCATACCGGCCGGTCGTGCCGAAGAGGCCTGGGCTTTCGGAGGCGCCGGCCCCGTCGCGGACCGCCTGCGCGGCCCCGAGGGTCGAAGTCGAGCATCGCCCACTGGGGAACTACGCACTTGTCGCGGAGAGGTCACCGTGAAAAGGCCCCGTCGCGAAGGCGGCGCATCGTCGCCCAGCTGGCCGACCTGAAGATGCCGGGTGCGCTGGAGAGCCTCGACGAAGCGCTGGCCGGGGTGGACGGCGGCGAGTTCATGGCGGCCGCTCTCCTCGACCGGCTGCTCCACCGGTGCCATATCCGTCAACATCCGGGGCAACAGCTTCCGGATGCGGAGGCGCATGGAGCTGTCGAAGACCATCCACCCGACGGCGTCCGGGGCGGCGGACGCCGAGAGAGCCCGGGAGAGGGGCGAGTCGTGAACCGTCACCACCCGCAACCGGCCCCCGCTTCGGTCGCTACGCTCCCTCCGCAGGGGCCGGTCCGGAATGTGCCATTTTCGATGCCCATTTGACAGGGTGACCTGGTAGCGGTCGAGAAGCTGAAACGAACGACTTCTCCACAAGGAGATCCGGATCAAATTGGGGTTACGGCCGGCCGACGAGCGGATCGAGCGCGTGGAGATCGGCGGGAGATCTTGGTCGCGCTGGAGACCGGGATCGAGTCGGTTCGAACGAGTGCGACGGGACCGGCGGTGGCCGGTTCGTAACTCCGCCCTTGCGCTCTCCCGCTCTTCGCGTAATGTTTCGTGGGGACAGACGTACAGGACCCGTATCACCGTCAAGAGAGGTTGGATGCAGCCGATGCCGCGGAGGGTTGCCCCGGTTTCCCGGACATGCCGCCCTTGCGTTATTCGGCTCGTCTCTCCAAATTTGATCGATGCGAACCTCGCGGGGCGCGGCCTACCCCGGCCCGCCGCCGCACCGTGGCGTCGCGGATCCCCCGTGCGCCATCACTTCCCACCAGGAGGTAGTATGCAGAATTGGGGTAAGAACCTTGCGCCGCTCGCTACGAGTTTGGCGCTGCTCGCAGCGACGGCGGCGGGCGTCCAGGCCCAGACCGGAACGGTTACCGGAACGGTCATGGACGCGGTCAGCGAACAGACCCTCGAATCGGTCCACCTCTCGATTCCGGCCCTCCAGGACGACGGCTGGCTTTCGAACAACGACGGTCGGTTCGTCCTCGTCAACATCCCGGCGGGCACGCATGAGTTGCATGTGCGGCTCATCGGCTACCGGGATCACACTCAGGAGATCACCGTCATCGCCGGTGAGACGAACAACGTCGAGGTGCGGTTGGAGGAGGGAGTCCTGACTCTCCAGGAGATCATCGCCACAGGAGTGGCGGGCGAGACCCCCCGCATCAAGCTCTCGTTCACCGTCGAGAAGGTGGACTTCGAGGAAGCTCCGGTGCCGGCTCCGTCGGCGGACGGACTTCTTCAGGGCCGCGTGGCCGGAGTCAAGGTGCAGAGTTCGTCCGGCAGGCCCGGAGAGCAGTCATCCACCTTGTTACGTGCGCCCACCGGCCTCGCCACGACCAACGCTCCGCTCATGATCATCGACGGCGTGGTCTCGGACAACACCATGGCCGACATCGACGCTCTCGACGTCGAGTCGATCGAGCTCGTCAAGGGTGCGGCGGCGGCCTCGCTCTACGGATCGCGCGCCGCCAATGGCGTCATCGAAATCAGGACCCGCAGAGGCGCCGGTCTGACCATCGACCAGGCCCGGGTCTCGGTTCGCAACGAGTACGGCCAGAACCAGCTCGAGGGCAGCATCGAACTGACCTCGTACCATCCGTACAAGGTCGACGGGAACGGCTTGTTCGTCAACAACGACGGCACTCCCGTCGACTTCTTCGACCTCACCACCGGCAACCCGGTTCTCGACAACGAGTTCAATCCCGGCGAGGCAGGTACGCCGTTCACCTCGTTCCAGGACAACCCTTACCCGGGGACGCTTTACGACCAGGTGGATCGCTTCTTCGATCCCGGTAACACTTATACCCAGTATGTCGCCGCTGAGGGACGAACCGGCTCGACCAACTATCGGGTGTCCTTTTCCAACTCGCGTGACGGCGGCATCCTGCCGGGCAACGAGCTCTTCTACGGAAACGACGGCTTCGGACGTCGCACCTTCCGGGTCAACCTCGACTCTCAGCTCAGGGACAACCTGGACCTCTCGATCAGCACCTACTATGCGAGGTCGATTCAAGACGACGCCGAAGGCTCGTTCTTCAACCTCACCTTCATGGGGCCGAACGTGGATCTGGCAGCGCGCAACGCCGAAGACATGGAGTGCCGCTACGCCGAGGAATTCGGCGGTTGCCTTTACCTGAACCCCGACCCGCGGGCCGGACAGAACAACCCGCTCTATCCGCTCGAGAACCTGGAGTACGACGAGCGCAGGCAGCGCTTCATGGCCTCGGCCAACGCGCGACTCTCACTGACGGACTGGTTCGAGCTCGAGGGAAGCCTCGCCATCGAACGCAACGACTTCCACGCTTTCGATCGGACTCCTCAGGGGTATGTGAATTCGCATTCCTACCCCACGGCTTCCGACTACAATCGGAGCGTCGGGTCCCTCTACCGCTACAACTCGAAGGACGACGACGTCAACGCCTATCTGACGGCGTCCTTCAACCGCGCCTTCGGTGACCTCACCACGCGCACGAAGCTCCGGTACGTCCTCGAGGACGGCCATTTCGAGCAGTTCAGCGCCACGGGGTCGAACTTCACCGTAGCGGGTATTCCACAGTTCAACAACACCGATCCCGAGCAGCGCAGCGCCGCCTCGTTTATCTCCGACATCGTCGCCGAAGGCTACTTCTTCATCACCAACCTCGACTTCCAGGGCAAGTACCTGGGAGACTTCCTGGTGCGCCGCGACGGCTCTTCGCTCTTCGGGCCCGATGCCCGCTGGGCGACCTACTACCGGGCGTCCGGTGGTTGGAGGATGGCTGAGGAGGAGTGGTGGCCGATCGAGCAGCTCGACGAATTCAAGCTACGCTATTCCATCGGATCCGCCGGTGGCAGGCCCCGCTTCGCCTGGCAGTACGAGACCTACAGCGTCAGTGCCGTCAACGGAGCTATCCAGCCCGTGCAGCTGGGCAACAAGGCCTTGAAGCCGCAGCTCTCGGTCGAGCAGGAGATCGGACTCGAGATGCTCGTCATGGGCAAGGCTTTCGTACAGCTCGTCTACGCCGACAACTCCATCACCGACCAGCTCTTGAACGTGCCCCTGCCGGGGTACGCGGGCTTCACCGGTCAGTACCAGAACGCCGGCGCCCTGGAGAGCACCACCTACGAGGCGTCGATCGACTTCCCGATCATCGACCGCCCGGACATGACCTGGACGACCGCGCTCAACTACGATCGCTCGCGTCAGACCATCACCGAGCTCAACCGTCCGCCGTGGCGGAGCGGCCCGCGGTACATCCGAGAGGGCGAGTCCATCGGCACTTTCTACGGTGATCGCTGGGCCACGAGCTGCGCCGATCTTCCCACGGGGACCGACTGCTCGCAGTTCGCGACCAACTCCGACGGTTATTTCGTATATGTCGGTACCGGAAACTCGGCCACCGACGGAATCGCGAAGCAGCTCTGGGGCACGGCGTCGGACGACATGCCCGCCTGCGGAGGCGAGGGGGCGACCACGAGCTACGGCTGGGGTCGTCCGATCAAGGGGCTCGACGCCGAGAACAACTGTTCGCCCTTCCTGCGCATGGGCTACGGTCTTCCCGAATACAACCTGAACTGGAACAACTCGTTCAGGTGGAACAACCTCACGTTAAACGTCCTCCTCGACGGGGAGTTCGGCACCGAGCGGTACAACGGAACCAGGCAGTGGGCGATGCGCGAGTGGCGCGGCGGCGAAGCGGACCAGTCCGGTCTGGCCGACGGCGACAAGAAGCCCGTCGGCTACTACTCCGACGTCTACAACGTCAACTCCGACAACTCGCACTACGTCGAGGACGCGACCTTCGTCAAGGTCCGCGAGCTCGGTCTGCGCTATTCGCTGGATAGCGACATGCTCAGCAACCTTGCGGGTCTGGGCCTGGAATCGGCCGCCGTCTCCCTCACCGGGCGCAACCTCTTCACGTTCACCAACTACCGAGGCTACGACCCCGAGGTGGGCGGGATTCTGAGCGGCGAGGACAACTACGAGTACCCGAACTTCAGGTCGCTGACGGCGGTCCTGGAAGTGGTCTTTTAGAGGAGGAACACACACATGAAGAACTACATCAAGACGCTCGCGCTGGCGCTCGGCCTCGGCATGGCGGCGGCGTGCGGCGACCTTGCGGTCGAGAACCTCAACGCTCCCGACCGCACCAAGGCCATCACCACTCCCAACGACGTGGAGGCTCTCATTTCCGGCGGATTCGCCAACTGGCACCGGGCGGGCAACTACAGCGTCGTCGCACTCACGATGACGTGCCTGGCCGACGGGATGACCTCCTCGTGGGGCAACTTCGGCTGGCGGCACGCCTGCTCGGAGCCCCGCGTTGCCTGGAACAACGAGCCCTCCTGGGGCTACGCCTACCTCACCGACAACACCTGGACCTACTCGTACCGTGCTCTCGCGGGAATGCGCGACGGGCTGGTCGCTATCGAAGGCGGAGTAACGCTCGACGAACAGCACCGCGCCCAGACCTATGCGGCGTTCACGCAAGGTCTCGTGCTGACCCGTCTGGCCAACACCTTCGATCAGGCGTTCATCATCACCGAGGAGACCGACCTCTCCGACCCGAACAACCTGCCGACCCTGGCTTCGTACATGGAGGTCCACCAGGCGGGAATGGCCAGGCTCGATCAGGCCATCTCCATGGCGGGTCAGGGAAGCTTCTCGATCCCCCAGGCCTGGGTGGGATTCGAGGGCGACTGGGACAACGCTCGCTTGATGGGTCTGGCGAACGGATACAAGGCGCGCAACATGATTTCGGTCGCGCGCGACGAGGCGTCCAGAACCGCCACCGACTGGAACGCGGTGCTGGCGGCGGTGGCAGCCGCTCACACCGACGATTACGACCCCTACTACGACGGCGACAACTGGGTTTGGAGCCGGCTCAAGCACCGCTCCGGAGGAGGCGGGTATCCGGGCTGGAACCGTCTCGACATGAACTTCGTCGGCGTGACGGATCAGTCCGGCAACTACCAAGCCTGGCTCAATACTCCGCTAGAGCAGAGGCAGGCGTTCCAGATCGACACGGACGACCGCCGCATCACCGACGGGACTCCGACCGGGGAGGGCCTGTACGCGCGTTACTGGGCGTCGATTCCATTCCGTCCCGAACGCGGCACCTACCACTTCTCCCACTACGGAGACAACCGGTGGAGGCCGCTCTGGGAGAACGACTGGATCGGCAACTACACCGAGTTCCCGGTCAAGGAGCTCGACTTCATCAAGGCCGAGGCCCTTTACCGGACCGGCGACATGCAGGGAGCGCTGGAAATCGTCAACAAGTACCGGACCATGAACGGGCAACTCCCGCCGGCCACTCTCGACGGCGTTTCCGGCCCCCGATGCACGCCGCGACGGCAGTATTCGACCGGTGGCGAGTGCGCGGACTTCTGGGAGGTGCTCAAGTACGAAAAGGCTATGGAGATCTACAACTACGGCGCGGGTACGGCATTCTACGACGACCGCGGCTGGGGCGATCTCATCACGGGCAGCCCCATTCACTTCCCGGTACCCGGTAGCGAGCTCGACCTCCTGCTTCTCGACATATATACCTTCGGCGGAGGAGGACCGGGCTCCGCGCCCAGGATCTTCAACAATTCGACGGACGATGCCACCATCCGTTGGAAGAGGGAGGCGCTCGAGGCCTTCGACCAGGCCATGGCCGAGGAGCGACTGCACCCCGGCGCCATCCGCTAGCGAGGATCGGTACACCGGCATGAAGCCTTTCCAGGCTTCGTGATCGGAGGGGCCGTCGCGTCGAAAGGGCGCGGCGGCCCCGAATCGTATCGGGCAGTCTGCGGACGAAGCCTCCCGCAACCTTCGAGCGACTGACAGGGGCTGCGCAGCTCGAACAACTGATTTCATATCGGCAAGCTGCGAGGTCGCGGCGAACTGGCTCGAGGATCCCGGGGGACTAGCCCGCCTCGTCGATCACCAGCCTGCGCGGCGTCCGGGCGAACCGAAGCCGCATGCGGACCAGCAGGAGCAGCGCCACCACGGCTATCCCGACCGCGAGGCCCCACCAGATGCCCTCCGGACCGTGACCCCAGGTGAAGCCGAGCAGCCAGGAGACCGGGAGTCCGATAGCCCAGAAGGCCACAAGCGAGATCAGCATCGGGACCCGCGTGTCGGCTATCCCGCGCAAGGCTCCGGCAGCGACCACCTGAATCCCGTCGAATACCTGGAAGACTCCGGCGATGGGAATGAGCAGCGCGGTGATCGCCACGACCTCGGGGTCATTGGTGAAAATCTCGGAGACGGTCCGGGGGAAGACGATGAACAGCGCGGCCGTCAAGGTCATGAACCCGGCTCCGGCCAGAAGTCCGGCCCCTGCGGCGCGGCGCGTTCCCCGCGGATTCCGGGCGCCCACGGCCCTGCCCACCAGCACGACGGTAGCCTGCGCGATGCCCACAGGGACCATGAAGGTCTGAGCGGCGAGCATGAGCGCCACCTGATGCGCGGAGACGGTGACCGCTCCCAGACTGCCCATCATGAAGAGGGCGGCTGCGAAGACGCCGAACTCGAGCCCCTGGTGGACTCCGATGGGTGCACCGACCTCGACGATCCGACGTAGGGGCTTCAATCTCGAGACCTCCGGACGATATGCGGCGAGGAAGGGCCGAAGCTGTTTCCAGGCCAGAACCGTCAGGGTGACGAGCATGAACCAGCGCGATATGCTGGTTCCCCACGACGATCCGACGGCGCCGAGCGCGGGTGAGCCCAGGTTGCCGAACACGAGTATCCAGTTGAGGAAGACGTTCACGGCGTTGCCGAGGACGATGGTGATCACCACCGGGCGCACCAGGCCCATTCCCTGAAGGGACTGCCGCAAGACGATGAAGCCGTAGAATGCAAACATCCCCGGGATGAGCGCGCGGGCGTAGGCGCCGGCCAGGGGCACCACTTCAGGATCCTGACGAAGCAGGGGAATGCCGAGCAGGGCGTCGGCGGGGAAGAGCGCCAGCGAAGCCAGTATCGCAAGGGCGAGCGCGAGCACGATTCCTCTCTGGATGGCCCTGGCGATGCCCTCAGGGTCCCGGGCCCCGACAGCCTGGGATACGATGGGGTCGAGCGCGAAGAGCAACCCCATCCCAAAGACGGCGATGGTGAAAAAGTAGCCGTTCCCGAGCGCCACCGCGCCCAGATCGACCGCCGACACCCGCCCCACCATGGCGGTATCGACCAAACCCATCGCCATTATCCCGACCTGAATGAAAGCCACGGGCAGAGCGAGCCCGAGGAGCTCCTTCATTACCTCCCGAGTCGGGAAAAACGTGACGAGACTCATCGGCACCCGAACCCCCGCCGAACCCAGGAGTGCCGACGGCGCCGAGGCCGCCGGTAGGAGCGTTCGGTCCGCACTTCGGTCCCTAACCGGAAAGGAGACGCGGCGAGACCAGGGCTGTCCGACCCGGCCGGCGTCTTGCACCCGCCTCCTCGCACCGGCCGCTCACACCTTGACGATTCGGGGCGCTTGAAAGAGTTTTGGCCTTCCGCACCGGGTACGCACCCCGCGCAACAGGTGCGCACTTCAGCATCATTCCATGTTCAAGACACTGATCGGCCGTTCCATCTTCCTGGCCTTCGTGACCGGCCTGGCCGCGTGGACCCTATACGACAACGGCCTCAAGCTGGGCCTCGACCTCCAGGGCGGCATGCATATCGCGTTGGAGGTGGACGACCCCGAAGGCAACATGTCCGCGGAAGACAAGGCGGACGCCATCGACCAGGTGGACCGGGTGCTGCGCACGCGGATCGACGAATTCGGGGTGGAGGAGCCGCTGATCCAGCAGGTCGGTCCCGAGCGCCTCATCGTCGAGCTCGCCGGCATCGACGACGAGGACCGCGCCAAGTCCATCGTTCAGCGCAACGCCTACCTCGAGTTCAAGCTCGTACAGCCCGTGACCGAGATCGCTTCCGCCTTTCCGCGCATCGACCGCGCCATCGTGGCCGAACTCGGTGTGGACTCGATCCGAGCCTTGGGTCGAGGCGTGACCACGGTCGAGGAGACCACGTCCAGCCTGGAGGATCTTCTGACCACTGCACCCGCCGAGCCCGACTCGGGCGCCGGAGCGACCGAGGAAGATCAGGAGGGAGCGGAAGCCGACGACGAGGGTGACGAGGACGAGGGAACCGCGCCGCTCAACCCGTTCCAGGTTCTTCTTAACCAGGGTGACACGGAAGGCGCCTTCCTCGTCGCCGAAGCCGACGTGGCGACGGTCGACGCCTACCTCGCCATCGACGACGTGCGCCGAGCCGTTCCCCGCAACCTCGCGCTCCACTGGGGCGACGAGCCGGTGGTGCTGGCCGCTCAGACCTATCGCAGGCTCTACGTCCTCGACGAAGACCCGTTCCTCACCGGCGAAGGCCTCGAAAGCGCGGTGGCCGGGCGCGACCCCCAGACCAACCAGCCCGAGGTCCAGTTCAAACTGACCCGTGCCGGAGGGCGTTCCTTCGGCGCCGCCACGGGGGCCAACGTCGGCAGACTCCTGGCCGTGGTGCTCGACGACGAGGTCATGAGCGCGCCGATCATCCAAGACCGGATCAGCCGGAACGGGCGAATCGAGATGGGCGGCGGCGGGATGGCGGAGGCCGCGGACCTCGCCCTGGTGCTGCGCGCAGGTGCGCTTCCGGCCCGGATCAACATCGTGGAGGAGCGCACCGTCGGTCCCTCGCTGGGCCAGGACTCGGTGGATCAGGGGCGCGTCGCGGGCATCGTAGGCATCGCCTTCGTGATCGTCATCATGCTGGCCTACTACCGGGTGGCGGGGGCGCTGGCGATACTGGCGCTCGGCATCTACGTCCTACTTGTGCTAGGCGGACTCGCCGGATTCGAGGCCACCCTGACACTGCCGGGCATCGCCGGCCTCATCCTCTCCATCGGCATGGCGGTAGACGCCAACGTACTCATCTTCGAACGAATTCGCGAGGAGCTGGGGTCGGGCAGACCCGTTCACAAAGCGGTAGGCGAGGGATTCCGACAGGCCCTCTCCGCGATCGTCGACGCCAACATCACCACCCTGATCACCGCGCTCATTCTCTATCAGTTCGGTACAGGTCCGGTGCGAGGGTTCGCAGTCACGCTCTCGATCGGCATCATCGCCTCCTTCTTCTCGGCAATCTTCGTGAGCCGCACCTTCTTCATAGCCTACCTGAAGTATCGCAGGGCCGGCTCCTCGCTCGCGATCTGACACCATGAGAATATTCTCCAACGCCAGCTTCCGCTTCATCGAAGGGCGGCGCATCGCCTACGTCGTCTCCGGCGTCATTCTCACCGCCGGCATCACGGCCATGGTGGTGAACGCATTTTCCATCGGGAGTTGGCAGAACTACGGCGTCGACTTCACCGGCGGATCGCTGGTCCAGGTGGCTTTCGACGAGGCCGGCGAAGGCAGGGACGCGGGCGGCCTTAGGGCCGCGCTCGGCGGAGCCGGCGCACCGGACATCACCCGCTTCGGAAGCGAGCTCGAGTTCGTGATTCGCACCCCGGTGCCCGAAGGCGCTTCCATCGCCGATGTCGCGAACGAACTGGAGGCGGAGCTCGCGGCCACCTACGGGGAAGGCGCGCCCGAGGTGGTGCGAACGGAGGCGGTCACCGCCAAGGTGGGCAGCGAACTTCAGACCAAGGCCCTCTCCGCCATCCTCTTCTCCTTCCTCCTCACGCTCGTCTATCTCGCCTTTCGTTTCGAGGTGCGCTTCGGACTCGCCGCAGTCATCGCCACCGCGCACGACATCCTTATCACCCTCGGCTTCCTGGCCATCTTCCGGGTCGAGATCGCTCTGGCGACCGTGGCCGCGATCCTAACCATCGTCGGCTACTCGCTCAACGACACCATCGTCGTCTTCGACCGCGTCCGCGAAAATCTGAACAAGAAGGGGGGTGCGCGGCGCGATCCCGTCGAGCTGGTGAACGCCTCCATAAACGAGACCCTTCCAAGAACGGTGCTCACCTCGGGAACGACGCTGGTGGTGCTCCTCTCTCTCCTCCTTCTCGGCGGCAGCGTGATCCGCGACTTCACCCTCGTGCTCATTCTGGGTGTGATCGTAGGAACCTACTCTTCCATATTCGTCGCCTCTCCGGCTCTCATCGAGATCCGCAGACGTTTCGGGGCGGGCAGGACCGCAGGCGCGAATCCCCGAATCGAGCCGAGGACGGCGAGGGCGAGAGCGTAGCGCCGTGACCGACCGGCTGCCGGAGCTCTTCGACAGCCACTGTCACCTCACGGCTCCGGCATTCGCCCACGATCTCGAACACGTTCTGGAGCGGGCCCAGGCCGCAGGCGTCGGCCGCTGGGTGACGATCGGTTCGGATGTGGAGGACTCTCGGGCGGCGCTCGCCCTTGCGAGAAGGGCGGGCGGCTGGGCGACCGCCGGCTGCCATCCGCACGAGGCTGATAACTCCGACGCCTCCACCGTCGGCCGGATAAGGAAGTTGGCGACCGAGCCCGAGGTCGTGGCCGTCGGCGAGACCGGTCTCGACTATCATTACGGCCGTTCGTCCGGGAAAACGCAGCGCGAGCTCTTCACCAGGCATCTCGCGCTCGGCGCCGAACTCGGCCTTCCCGTCGTGGTACACGCGCGCGACGCGGACGCCGACGTCGCGGACGCCATTTCGAAGGCGCCGGTCCGGACGCTCGGCGTGCTGCACTGCTTCACCGGGGGAGCGCGCGCCTTCGAAGCGGCCATGGCGCGCGACTGGTATCTCTCGCTCTCGGGGATCGCCTCCTTCAAGAACTTCGCCGCCGCGGACCTGGTGCGAAAGGTCTCCCACGACCGTCTCCTGATCGAGACCGATTCGCCCTACCTGAGCCCGGTGCCGTTCAGGGGAAGGCGAAACGAGCCCGCGCATCTGCTCCATGTGGCCGAGGCGGTCGGCCGGCTGCTCGGGATGACGGTCGTCGAGGTCGCGCGCATGACGACCGGGAACGCTCTTCGTTTCTACGGTTTGAACGGCGATGCGGCCGGCGGAGGGATGGGGCCGTATGGCGGCTAGCGTCCGCCCGGGTGCGGTCCGGGTGCTCCCAGACTCGGTGGCGAACCAGATCGCCGCCGGAGAGGTGGTGGAAAGGCCGGCCTCGGTGGTTAAGGAACTGGTGGAAAACGCACTCGACGCCGGAGCCTCCAGGATCGATATCGATATCGAGGCGGGCGGTCGACGCCTGATCCGGGTCGCCGACGACGGATGCGGCATGGTGCGTAGAGACGCCATCCTGGCGCTGGAGCGCCACGCCACCAGCAAGATCGAACACGCCTCCGACCTGGCAGGGGTGGCCACGCTCGGCTTTCGGGGCGAGGCGCTGCCCTCGGTGGTCGCGGTCTCCCGGACGGTCATCGACACCCGAGCCGAGGACGAAGCTGTCGGCACCCGGGTCAAGGCGTCCGGCGGCGTGATAGCTTCGGTGGCGGACCACGCGCGCACCTGCGGCACCACGGTCGAGGTCCGTTCTCTCTTCTTCAACGCGCCTGCGCGGGCGAAGTTCATGAAGTCCGCAGCCGCCGAGGCGCGGGTGACGGCGGAGGTCGTGACCGGGCTGGCCGTGGCCAATCCCCCGATCGGCTTCGCGTTGCGCTCGGGCCGACGAGCGCTGCTCGACCTTGCTCCCGCCGAAAGCGCGCTCGAACGTGTGAAGGACCTCTGGGGCGAGAAGGCCGAGACCCTGATCGAGCTGGCGGCGGAGGCTGACGGCTACACCCTGCGCGGACTTGCGCAGCGCCCCGACGCCGCGCGTCCCGGCGGCAGACGCGCTTACCTGGTTGTGGGGGCGCGCCCGGTGCGCGAGCCCCGCCTGCTGCGCGCCGCCGAACGCGGATATCTCACGACCATCCCTGAAGGAGCCGTCCCCTGGGTCTTCCTCTACTTGGAGGCTCCTGCGGGATACGTGGATGTGAACGTGCATCCCGCGAAGGCCGAGGTTCGCTTCCGGGAGCTCCGACGAGTGGAGGAGCTTGTGGAGAGCGCGGTGCGCGATGCGATGAGGGGCGTGGCGAGCGGGGCCAGCTTCGCGGACGGCCGCACCGACGCCTACACCCCGGACGGCCGCCCGCGGACCGATCCGGGCGGCGTCGCCGAGGG from Gemmatimonadota bacterium includes the following:
- a CDS encoding SusC/RagA family TonB-linked outer membrane protein — translated: MQNWGKNLAPLATSLALLAATAAGVQAQTGTVTGTVMDAVSEQTLESVHLSIPALQDDGWLSNNDGRFVLVNIPAGTHELHVRLIGYRDHTQEITVIAGETNNVEVRLEEGVLTLQEIIATGVAGETPRIKLSFTVEKVDFEEAPVPAPSADGLLQGRVAGVKVQSSSGRPGEQSSTLLRAPTGLATTNAPLMIIDGVVSDNTMADIDALDVESIELVKGAAAASLYGSRAANGVIEIRTRRGAGLTIDQARVSVRNEYGQNQLEGSIELTSYHPYKVDGNGLFVNNDGTPVDFFDLTTGNPVLDNEFNPGEAGTPFTSFQDNPYPGTLYDQVDRFFDPGNTYTQYVAAEGRTGSTNYRVSFSNSRDGGILPGNELFYGNDGFGRRTFRVNLDSQLRDNLDLSISTYYARSIQDDAEGSFFNLTFMGPNVDLAARNAEDMECRYAEEFGGCLYLNPDPRAGQNNPLYPLENLEYDERRQRFMASANARLSLTDWFELEGSLAIERNDFHAFDRTPQGYVNSHSYPTASDYNRSVGSLYRYNSKDDDVNAYLTASFNRAFGDLTTRTKLRYVLEDGHFEQFSATGSNFTVAGIPQFNNTDPEQRSAASFISDIVAEGYFFITNLDFQGKYLGDFLVRRDGSSLFGPDARWATYYRASGGWRMAEEEWWPIEQLDEFKLRYSIGSAGGRPRFAWQYETYSVSAVNGAIQPVQLGNKALKPQLSVEQEIGLEMLVMGKAFVQLVYADNSITDQLLNVPLPGYAGFTGQYQNAGALESTTYEASIDFPIIDRPDMTWTTALNYDRSRQTITELNRPPWRSGPRYIREGESIGTFYGDRWATSCADLPTGTDCSQFATNSDGYFVYVGTGNSATDGIAKQLWGTASDDMPACGGEGATTSYGWGRPIKGLDAENNCSPFLRMGYGLPEYNLNWNNSFRWNNLTLNVLLDGEFGTERYNGTRQWAMREWRGGEADQSGLADGDKKPVGYYSDVYNVNSDNSHYVEDATFVKVRELGLRYSLDSDMLSNLAGLGLESAAVSLTGRNLFTFTNYRGYDPEVGGILSGEDNYEYPNFRSLTAVLEVVF
- a CDS encoding MATE family efflux transporter; translation: MSLVTFFPTREVMKELLGLALPVAFIQVGIMAMGLVDTAMVGRVSAVDLGAVALGNGYFFTIAVFGMGLLFALDPIVSQAVGARDPEGIARAIQRGIVLALALAILASLALFPADALLGIPLLRQDPEVVPLAGAYARALIPGMFAFYGFIVLRQSLQGMGLVRPVVITIVLGNAVNVFLNWILVFGNLGSPALGAVGSSWGTSISRWFMLVTLTVLAWKQLRPFLAAYRPEVSRLKPLRRIVEVGAPIGVHQGLEFGVFAAALFMMGSLGAVTVSAHQVALMLAAQTFMVPVGIAQATVVLVGRAVGARNPRGTRRAAGAGLLAGAGFMTLTAALFIVFPRTVSEIFTNDPEVVAITALLIPIAGVFQVFDGIQVVAAGALRGIADTRVPMLISLVAFWAIGLPVSWLLGFTWGHGPEGIWWGLAVGIAVVALLLLVRMRLRFARTPRRLVIDEAG
- the secD gene encoding protein translocase subunit SecD translates to MFKTLIGRSIFLAFVTGLAAWTLYDNGLKLGLDLQGGMHIALEVDDPEGNMSAEDKADAIDQVDRVLRTRIDEFGVEEPLIQQVGPERLIVELAGIDDEDRAKSIVQRNAYLEFKLVQPVTEIASAFPRIDRAIVAELGVDSIRALGRGVTTVEETTSSLEDLLTTAPAEPDSGAGATEEDQEGAEADDEGDEDEGTAPLNPFQVLLNQGDTEGAFLVAEADVATVDAYLAIDDVRRAVPRNLALHWGDEPVVLAAQTYRRLYVLDEDPFLTGEGLESAVAGRDPQTNQPEVQFKLTRAGGRSFGAATGANVGRLLAVVLDDEVMSAPIIQDRISRNGRIEMGGGGMAEAADLALVLRAGALPARINIVEERTVGPSLGQDSVDQGRVAGIVGIAFVIVIMLAYYRVAGALAILALGIYVLLVLGGLAGFEATLTLPGIAGLILSIGMAVDANVLIFERIREELGSGRPVHKAVGEGFRQALSAIVDANITTLITALILYQFGTGPVRGFAVTLSIGIIASFFSAIFVSRTFFIAYLKYRRAGSSLAI